In one Streptomyces venezuelae genomic region, the following are encoded:
- a CDS encoding bi-domain-containing oxidoreductase produces the protein MKQVVQNYKSGELALLDVPAPGCKPGGVLVRSAFSLISTGTELMKVSEAGMSMVGKARSRPDQVAKVMQSVATNGVPATYRKVMGKLDSYTPLGYSLCGVVEQVGDGIDDVAVGDLVACAGNEHALHAEVNWVPRNLYTPVPDGLAPRHAAFGTVGSIAMQGVRQGEPQLGEVALVIGLGLIGQLVVQLLVASGVRVVGADPDPARCALAERLGAAACGDPASAAVEAAVAELTGGHGVDQVYLAAGGGSNQPVELAAHLSRDRGRVVDIGKCSLDLPWNAYYEKELDVRFSRSYGPGRYDPSYELEGRDYPIGYVRWTERRNLACFLDLAARGSVDVEPLISHIADFDAAVETYQSLKDGDLKAVAVLFRYPDHKGEEGETVAPAVTVPAVRLSGGASAPARVTKSPVRLAFVGAGNYATSMLLPHLTGRDGVELSTVVTTTALSAANAKRKFGFAEATTDLDAVLGDKSIDAVFVVTRHSSHADLTKKALHAGKAVFVEKPLALGEDELADVLKAVEESGNDRLQVGFNRRFSPLLREAKKRFGARTGPASVRYLVNAGRLQHGSWYLRQGSEGTRFAGEGGHFIDTVSWLLDADPISVYALATPGNDDLQVVLRYPDGSTATISYVTSGPASLPKETLDLVADGKALRLDDFVRASVYGSKRWVSSRLPKARDKGQEAELAAFVRAVRTGGAMPVPLTSLAATTAATLAVQTGLAGGAPVTLAGAE, from the coding sequence GTGAAACAGGTTGTGCAGAACTACAAGAGCGGCGAACTGGCGCTGCTCGACGTGCCGGCACCGGGGTGCAAACCCGGCGGTGTCCTGGTGCGCAGCGCCTTCTCGCTGATCTCCACCGGAACCGAGCTCATGAAGGTGTCCGAGGCCGGCATGTCGATGGTGGGCAAGGCCCGCTCACGGCCGGACCAGGTGGCCAAGGTCATGCAGAGCGTGGCCACCAACGGCGTGCCCGCCACCTACCGCAAGGTGATGGGCAAGCTCGACTCCTACACGCCGCTCGGCTACTCGCTGTGCGGTGTCGTCGAGCAGGTCGGCGACGGGATCGACGACGTGGCCGTCGGCGACCTCGTGGCCTGCGCCGGCAACGAGCACGCGCTGCACGCCGAAGTGAACTGGGTGCCCAGGAACCTCTACACCCCGGTGCCGGACGGCCTCGCGCCCCGGCACGCGGCCTTCGGCACGGTCGGCTCGATCGCGATGCAGGGCGTCCGCCAGGGCGAGCCGCAGCTCGGCGAGGTGGCGCTGGTCATCGGCCTCGGCCTGATCGGGCAGCTGGTCGTGCAGCTCCTCGTCGCGTCGGGCGTCCGCGTCGTCGGGGCCGACCCCGACCCGGCGCGCTGCGCACTCGCCGAGCGGCTCGGCGCCGCGGCCTGCGGCGACCCCGCGTCCGCCGCCGTGGAGGCCGCCGTCGCCGAACTCACCGGCGGCCACGGCGTCGACCAGGTGTATCTGGCCGCGGGCGGCGGCAGCAACCAGCCCGTCGAGCTCGCCGCCCACCTGAGCCGGGACCGCGGCCGGGTCGTCGACATCGGCAAGTGCAGCCTGGACCTGCCGTGGAACGCGTACTACGAGAAAGAGCTCGACGTCCGGTTCTCCCGCAGCTACGGCCCCGGTCGCTACGACCCGTCGTACGAACTGGAGGGCCGCGACTACCCGATCGGTTACGTGCGCTGGACCGAGCGCCGCAACCTGGCGTGCTTCCTCGACCTCGCCGCCCGCGGCAGCGTCGACGTGGAGCCCCTGATCTCCCACATCGCCGACTTCGACGCCGCCGTGGAGACGTACCAGAGCCTGAAGGACGGCGACCTGAAGGCCGTCGCCGTGCTGTTCCGCTACCCCGATCACAAGGGGGAGGAGGGCGAGACGGTCGCTCCGGCGGTGACCGTGCCCGCGGTGCGGCTGAGCGGCGGGGCGTCGGCCCCGGCCCGTGTCACCAAGTCGCCGGTGCGCCTCGCGTTCGTCGGCGCGGGGAACTACGCGACGTCGATGCTGCTGCCGCACCTGACCGGGCGCGACGGTGTCGAGCTGTCGACCGTGGTCACCACGACCGCGCTCTCCGCCGCCAACGCGAAGCGGAAGTTCGGCTTCGCCGAGGCGACCACCGACCTCGACGCCGTGCTCGGAGACAAGTCCATCGACGCGGTGTTCGTCGTCACCCGCCACAGCTCCCACGCCGACCTCACCAAGAAGGCGCTCCACGCGGGCAAGGCGGTCTTCGTCGAGAAGCCCCTGGCCCTCGGCGAGGACGAACTCGCCGACGTCCTGAAGGCCGTGGAGGAGTCCGGCAACGACCGCCTCCAGGTCGGCTTCAACCGCCGGTTCTCCCCGCTGCTTCGCGAGGCCAAGAAGCGGTTCGGCGCCCGGACGGGACCGGCCAGCGTCCGCTACCTGGTCAACGCGGGACGGCTCCAGCACGGTAGCTGGTACCTCCGGCAGGGCAGCGAAGGCACCCGGTTCGCCGGTGAGGGCGGGCACTTCATCGACACGGTGAGCTGGCTGCTCGACGCCGACCCGATATCGGTGTACGCGCTCGCCACCCCCGGCAACGACGACCTCCAGGTCGTCCTGCGCTACCCCGACGGCTCCACCGCCACCATCAGCTACGTGACCTCGGGCCCCGCCAGCCTCCCCAAGGAGACGCTGGACCTGGTCGCCGACGGCAAGGCGCTGCGGCTCGACGACTTCGTCCGCGCCTCCGTGTACGGAAGCAAGCGGTGGGTCAGCTCCCGGCTGCCCAAGGCACGGGACAAGGGGCAGGAGGCCGAACTGGCCGCGTTCGTCAGGGCCGTGCGCACCGGCGGCGCCATGCCGGTGCCGCTGACGTCCTTGGCCGCCACCACGGCGGCCACCCTCGCCGTGCAGACCGGTCTGGCCGGCGGCGCGCCGGTGACGCTGGCGGGCGCCGAATGA
- a CDS encoding glycosyltransferase: MRVLVVHNRYSSAQPSGENRVVDEEVALLRAAGHHVDVFERRSDDIAARSLPSKAAVPLLVPWNPAVRTELAARLRTERPDVVHVHNVFPLLSPSVLAACADAGVPAVATLHNYTQVCPPGTLHRDGRPCTECVGSKMALPAVRHGCYRDSRLATVPLALSLTVNRRRWWSGVERFFCISAAQRDTLVRSGMPAERLTVKHNFVPDPDARRTGDGEHVLYLGRLAEPKGVGLLMAAWDEVAASGGVGVPLVIAGAGPLQREVSAWAEGRDDVRYVGLWDPERCREGVAKAVAVVAPSMAMETFGLVVAEGMGAGVPAVAAAHGAFVELIEDGVTGLLHRPGDATSLASCLRRVATDPAANREMGRAARRRYEQGFSPAVGLERLEEGYRSAIAGRSGDGESPSPTGRESTGSRWGTRASRYGGNR; the protein is encoded by the coding sequence TTGCGCGTTCTCGTCGTGCACAACCGCTACTCCTCGGCCCAGCCGAGCGGCGAGAACAGGGTCGTCGACGAGGAAGTGGCGCTGCTGCGCGCGGCAGGCCACCACGTCGACGTCTTCGAGCGGCGCAGCGACGACATCGCCGCACGCTCCCTGCCGAGCAAGGCCGCCGTGCCGCTGCTCGTGCCGTGGAACCCGGCGGTCCGCACCGAGCTCGCCGCCCGGCTCCGCACCGAGCGGCCCGACGTGGTGCACGTCCACAACGTCTTCCCGCTCCTGTCGCCCTCGGTCCTCGCCGCCTGCGCCGACGCAGGCGTGCCCGCCGTCGCCACGCTGCACAACTACACCCAGGTCTGCCCGCCCGGCACCCTGCACCGCGACGGCCGTCCGTGCACCGAATGCGTCGGCTCGAAGATGGCGCTGCCCGCCGTACGGCACGGCTGCTACCGCGACTCCCGTCTCGCGACGGTGCCGCTCGCGCTCAGCCTGACGGTCAACCGGCGGCGGTGGTGGTCCGGCGTGGAGCGGTTCTTCTGCATCTCCGCGGCGCAGCGCGACACCCTGGTGCGGTCCGGCATGCCGGCCGAACGGCTCACGGTCAAGCACAACTTCGTGCCCGACCCGGACGCCCGCAGGACGGGCGACGGCGAGCACGTGCTCTACCTCGGGCGCCTCGCGGAGCCCAAGGGCGTCGGGCTGCTCATGGCCGCCTGGGACGAGGTCGCGGCGAGCGGCGGGGTGGGCGTCCCGCTCGTGATCGCCGGGGCGGGGCCGCTGCAGCGGGAGGTGAGTGCCTGGGCCGAGGGCCGGGACGACGTGCGCTACGTCGGCCTCTGGGACCCGGAGCGGTGCCGGGAGGGCGTCGCGAAGGCGGTCGCCGTGGTGGCTCCCTCGATGGCCATGGAGACGTTCGGCCTGGTCGTCGCGGAGGGGATGGGGGCCGGAGTGCCGGCCGTCGCCGCCGCCCACGGCGCCTTCGTGGAGCTCATCGAGGACGGCGTCACCGGGCTGCTGCACCGGCCCGGCGACGCCACGTCGCTCGCGTCGTGCCTGCGCCGCGTGGCCACCGACCCGGCCGCCAACCGGGAGATGGGACGGGCGGCCCGGCGCCGCTACGAACAGGGGTTCAGCCCGGCCGTGGGCCTGGAGCGCCTGGAGGAGGGGTACCGCTCCGCGATCGCGGGGCGGTCCGGCGACGGGGAAAGCCCGTCGCCGACAGGAAGAGAAAGCACTGGCTCGCGGTGGGGGACACGCGCGAGCAGATATGGGGGGAACCGATGA
- a CDS encoding class I SAM-dependent methyltransferase has protein sequence MTACRLCGSATLASVVDLGATPPCESFLAADQLDQAEPAYPLHLRVCTDCWLAQIPPLIKPEETFTEYAYFSSFSTSWVEHARTFVAGAVERAGLGEDAFVVEVASNDGYLLKHVVERGIRCLGVEPSVNVGAAAREAGVPTLTEFLSPDTGAAVRAEHGPANLVVANNVYAHIPDVVGFTQGLRALVADDGWVSIEVQHLLTLIEENQYDTIYHEHFQYYTVASAIRALASGGLALVDVELLPTHGGSIRLWARPAEVAGEPSQRVADVLAREKAAGLQELSGYTEFSARVAKVRRDLLKFLIEAAERGETVVGYGAPGKGNTLLNHCGIRPDLLAYTVDRNPYKHGRFTPGTRIPILAPEQIAADKPDYVLVLPWNLRAELAEQLAYVHEWGGRLVFPIPELSIVEAASSKEVTA, from the coding sequence ATGACAGCATGCCGACTCTGTGGCTCGGCGACGCTGGCGAGCGTCGTCGACCTGGGGGCGACCCCGCCGTGCGAGAGCTTCCTCGCCGCGGACCAACTGGATCAGGCCGAGCCCGCGTACCCGCTGCACCTGCGGGTCTGCACCGACTGCTGGCTGGCGCAGATCCCGCCGCTGATCAAGCCGGAGGAGACGTTCACGGAGTACGCGTACTTCTCCTCCTTCTCGACCTCCTGGGTCGAGCACGCCCGCACGTTCGTCGCCGGCGCGGTGGAGCGGGCGGGGCTCGGCGAGGACGCCTTCGTCGTCGAGGTCGCGAGCAACGACGGATACCTCCTGAAGCACGTCGTGGAGCGCGGGATCCGCTGCCTCGGCGTAGAGCCGTCGGTGAACGTCGGCGCCGCCGCACGGGAAGCGGGCGTCCCCACGCTCACCGAGTTCCTCTCCCCGGACACCGGCGCGGCCGTCCGCGCAGAGCACGGCCCGGCCAACCTGGTCGTCGCCAACAACGTGTACGCGCACATCCCCGACGTCGTCGGCTTCACCCAGGGGCTGCGCGCCCTGGTCGCCGACGACGGCTGGGTCTCCATCGAGGTGCAGCACCTGCTGACCCTCATCGAGGAGAACCAGTACGACACGATCTACCACGAGCACTTCCAGTACTACACCGTCGCGTCCGCGATCCGCGCCCTCGCCAGCGGCGGACTCGCCCTCGTCGACGTCGAGCTGCTGCCCACCCACGGCGGCTCCATCCGCCTGTGGGCCCGCCCCGCCGAGGTGGCGGGCGAGCCGTCACAGCGCGTGGCCGACGTACTGGCCCGCGAGAAAGCGGCCGGGCTCCAGGAGCTCTCCGGGTACACCGAGTTCTCCGCCCGCGTGGCCAAGGTCCGCCGCGACCTCCTCAAGTTCCTCATCGAGGCGGCCGAACGCGGCGAGACCGTCGTCGGCTACGGCGCACCCGGCAAGGGCAACACCCTGCTCAACCACTGCGGGATCCGCCCCGACCTGCTCGCGTACACGGTCGACCGCAACCCGTACAAGCACGGCAGGTTCACCCCCGGCACCCGCATCCCGATCCTGGCGCCCGAACAGATCGCCGCCGACAAACCCGACTACGTCCTCGTCCTGCCGTGGAACCTGCGGGCCGAACTGGCCGAGCAGCTCGCGTACGTCCACGAGTGGGGCGGCCGTCTCGTCTTCCCCATCCCCGAACTGAGCATCGTCGAGGCCGCGTCCTCGAAGGAGGTCACAGCATGA
- a CDS encoding O-antigen ligase domain-containing protein yields the protein MSTDTAIRPAGTPKAVGIVWALLGLNTLGSAGAKTIVTIPRSLIQMATMGALVTAFALALALNPRLRIRPSAFVLLLTLLLIPSVLSSANLEVGYGALFRCFRLTLFVGTLWLLTRWWDGSLTFVRHHIRMYFVALCTVAVGLVVAPGTAMPEYYGGRLVGALWPLTPPQIGQYAAVIIGLTVLLLIGRRTTKGSGAFVIVPSLVLLALTHTRTATVGMLVGLTLAICSLVMTSAAARRFFAWTVACVTVGAVVFYSAIQSWFLRGQSQENFSNLTGRAKVWDALLSAPRTAGEKVFGTGLGDKSFGGLPIDNSWLAVYNEQGLTGVTLVAAMLLVLGGVALLRPPSLSRACAIFLISYVGISSYTEAGLGDASPYLLHLGLAAALLATPATPPPLSTPAVPRRHVPRWARR from the coding sequence ATGAGCACGGACACCGCGATACGCCCGGCCGGCACGCCGAAGGCCGTCGGCATCGTCTGGGCGCTGCTCGGCCTCAACACGCTGGGCTCCGCCGGGGCGAAGACCATCGTCACCATTCCCCGCTCCCTCATCCAGATGGCCACCATGGGCGCGCTGGTCACCGCGTTCGCGCTGGCCCTCGCGCTCAACCCGCGGCTGCGCATCCGGCCCAGCGCGTTCGTCCTCCTGCTCACCCTGCTGCTCATCCCGAGCGTGCTCTCCAGCGCCAACCTGGAGGTCGGGTACGGCGCGCTGTTCCGCTGCTTCAGGCTCACGCTCTTCGTCGGCACGCTGTGGCTGCTCACCCGCTGGTGGGACGGCAGCCTGACCTTCGTACGCCACCACATCCGGATGTACTTCGTGGCGCTCTGCACGGTCGCCGTCGGCCTCGTCGTCGCGCCGGGCACGGCCATGCCCGAGTACTACGGCGGACGCCTCGTCGGCGCCCTGTGGCCGCTCACCCCGCCGCAGATCGGGCAGTACGCCGCCGTGATCATCGGGCTCACCGTGCTGCTCCTCATCGGCCGCAGGACCACCAAGGGCAGTGGGGCGTTCGTCATCGTGCCCTCGCTCGTCCTGCTCGCCCTGACCCACACCCGTACGGCCACCGTCGGCATGCTCGTCGGGCTGACCCTGGCGATCTGCTCGCTCGTCATGACCAGCGCCGCCGCCCGCCGGTTCTTCGCCTGGACCGTGGCGTGCGTCACCGTCGGCGCGGTGGTGTTCTACTCCGCGATCCAGTCATGGTTCCTGCGCGGCCAGAGCCAGGAGAACTTCTCCAACCTCACCGGCCGGGCCAAGGTCTGGGACGCCCTCCTCTCGGCGCCCCGCACGGCCGGGGAGAAGGTGTTCGGCACGGGCCTCGGCGACAAGTCGTTCGGCGGCCTGCCGATCGACAACAGCTGGCTGGCCGTCTACAACGAACAGGGCCTCACCGGCGTCACCCTCGTGGCGGCGATGCTCCTCGTCCTCGGCGGCGTCGCGCTGCTGCGGCCACCGTCCCTGTCGAGGGCCTGCGCGATCTTCCTGATCAGCTACGTGGGGATCTCCTCGTACACCGAGGCGGGCCTCGGCGACGCCTCGCCCTACCTGCTGCACCTGGGCCTGGCCGCCGCACTCCTCGCGACGCCCGCCACGCCCCCGCCCCTCTCGACGCCCGCAGTTCCCCGACGACACGTCCCGCGATGGGCCCGGAGGTGA
- a CDS encoding heparinase II/III family protein: MSMSPTWYLRRLSRMGPREVGGRVGDVVRRRRWRSAPPACPRPADARFTAVLPAGALAAVEPEAAKRLVAEADRLMAGHVEFFGVVRDDLVDPDWWFDPKTGRRAPWGHAFDVPYRDEDAVGDIKQIWEPSRHQYLTVLAAAYAVTGDERYAERVAEHLRSWWAANAPLRGVHWISGIELGIRLLSWVWIRRLLDTWRGAADLFENNPVAVNQIWHHQRWLAAFPSRGSSANNHVIAEAAGQLAASCAFAWFPASARWRDGALRSLERNLRGNTFPSGLNRELASEYHGLVLELGLAAVAEADAAGVAVPTTVRLVLLRMTDALAAVVDNRLRPPRQGDADDGHGLVVDGPGTDRWASLLATGDAVFGRLDWWPEVPESDVRTPLLAALLRPYAKNDSPRRVTRPRSRPAHFADAGMTILRGPEKIWCRCDGGPHGFLSIAAHAHADALSVEVRHDGVDVLADPGTYCYHGQPAWRQYFRSTLGHNTLQLDDADQSVSGGPFLWTRHARTRVLVADTSGRNVARWCAEHDGYQPSVHRRRVELASDEQEVRITDEVQGAHRTVRLAFHLGPAVTAELEGNRAALTWTRDGEERSAVLELPGDLNWRAHRGESDPPLGWYSAGFGRKEPAITLVGTGSADGVRGFTSVLRFQG; this comes from the coding sequence ATGAGCATGAGCCCAACCTGGTACCTGCGGCGCCTCTCCCGGATGGGGCCGCGGGAGGTCGGCGGCCGCGTCGGCGACGTCGTGCGCAGGCGGCGCTGGCGGTCCGCGCCGCCCGCCTGCCCGCGCCCGGCCGACGCCCGGTTCACCGCCGTGCTGCCCGCGGGGGCGCTCGCCGCCGTGGAGCCGGAGGCCGCGAAGCGGCTCGTCGCCGAGGCGGACCGGCTGATGGCGGGGCACGTCGAGTTCTTCGGCGTGGTCCGCGACGACCTGGTGGACCCGGACTGGTGGTTCGACCCGAAGACCGGGCGCCGCGCCCCGTGGGGCCACGCCTTCGACGTGCCGTACCGCGACGAGGACGCGGTCGGGGACATCAAGCAGATCTGGGAGCCGTCCCGGCACCAGTACCTCACCGTGCTCGCCGCCGCCTACGCGGTCACCGGGGACGAGCGGTACGCGGAGCGGGTCGCCGAGCACCTGCGGTCCTGGTGGGCGGCGAACGCTCCGCTGCGCGGCGTCCACTGGATCAGCGGCATCGAGCTCGGCATCCGCCTCCTTTCGTGGGTGTGGATCCGCAGGCTGCTCGACACCTGGCGGGGCGCGGCCGACCTGTTCGAGAACAACCCGGTGGCGGTCAACCAGATCTGGCACCACCAGCGCTGGCTCGCCGCCTTCCCCAGCCGCGGCTCCTCGGCGAACAACCACGTCATCGCCGAGGCCGCCGGGCAGCTCGCCGCGTCCTGCGCGTTCGCGTGGTTCCCCGCCTCGGCGCGCTGGCGCGACGGCGCGCTGCGGTCCCTCGAACGGAACCTGCGCGGCAACACCTTCCCCTCCGGCCTCAACCGCGAACTGGCGAGCGAGTACCACGGACTCGTCCTGGAACTCGGCCTCGCCGCGGTGGCCGAGGCGGACGCCGCGGGCGTCGCCGTCCCCACGACCGTGCGCCTCGTGCTGCTGCGCATGACCGACGCGCTCGCCGCCGTCGTCGACAACCGGCTGCGGCCGCCCCGCCAGGGCGACGCGGACGACGGGCACGGACTCGTCGTGGACGGCCCGGGCACCGACCGCTGGGCCTCGCTCCTCGCCACCGGGGACGCCGTCTTCGGCCGGCTCGACTGGTGGCCCGAGGTGCCGGAGTCCGACGTGCGCACCCCGCTCCTCGCGGCGCTGCTCCGCCCGTACGCGAAGAACGACAGCCCGCGGCGCGTGACCCGCCCGAGGAGCCGTCCCGCCCACTTCGCCGACGCGGGCATGACCATCCTGCGCGGCCCGGAGAAGATCTGGTGCCGCTGCGACGGCGGCCCGCACGGCTTCCTCTCCATCGCCGCGCACGCCCACGCCGACGCGCTGTCCGTGGAGGTCAGGCACGACGGGGTCGACGTGCTCGCCGACCCGGGCACGTACTGCTACCACGGGCAGCCCGCATGGCGGCAGTACTTCCGCTCCACCCTCGGCCACAACACCCTGCAACTGGACGACGCCGACCAGTCCGTGTCCGGCGGCCCGTTCCTGTGGACCCGGCACGCCCGCACCCGCGTCCTGGTCGCCGACACCTCCGGCCGGAACGTGGCCCGCTGGTGCGCCGAACACGACGGCTACCAGCCCTCCGTACACCGCCGCCGCGTCGAACTGGCGTCGGACGAGCAGGAGGTGCGGATCACCGACGAGGTGCAGGGCGCGCACCGGACCGTGCGCCTGGCGTTCCACCTCGGACCGGCGGTCACCGCGGAGCTCGAGGGGAACCGGGCCGCGCTCACCTGGACCCGCGACGGCGAGGAACGCTCCGCGGTGCTCGAACTGCCCGGCGACCTGAACTGGCGGGCGCACCGCGGCGAGAGCGACCCCCCGCTCGGCTGGTACTCCGCCGGGTTCGGGCGCAAGGAACCCGCCATCACGCTGGTCGGCACTGGATCCGCCGACGGCGTGCGGGGGTTCACCTCCGTACTCAGGTTCCAGGGTTAG
- a CDS encoding right-handed parallel beta-helix repeat-containing protein, with translation MGIKWRQWALPAAPLALALLAVTGCDSSSNEPGTPGTSDARSKPTAAPTASVARVCAKPAAGPEKAPAGAVTVDPEVVGDLAEKTKSNPANTTFWLKPGRHRLESDRYAQVMTKKGNRYIGAPGAVLDGRKKNQYAFSGTAADVTISHLTVERFVAPHNEGVVNHDMADGWVIEHAKIQHNSGAGLMAGARQQVRDNCLRDNGQYGMNAYKTGDSIKDLVVEGNEVVGNNTGNWERRRPGCGCTGGIKFWAVDGADIRGNWVHDNRGAGLWADNNNNDFRIEGNVLEANDGAALMYETSYNAVIRNNTFRKNNWVEGRRNADRGDDFPYATIYVSESGGEPRIHARTDKIEIYRNVLEDNWNGITLWENADRFCNSPANTSTGYCTLLVKDTDSCKRPGITKAPLYADCRWKTQRVDIHDNRFDLDPSVVDCGDDCARMAIISNYGTYPKWSPYKGRRVSEAITEKQRNRWHDNDYRGPWNFVSGDQTRTLDSGQWQDTPPRQDAGSTFVRQGGG, from the coding sequence GTGGGGATCAAGTGGCGGCAGTGGGCGCTGCCGGCGGCGCCGCTGGCACTCGCCCTGCTGGCGGTGACCGGCTGCGACAGCTCGTCGAATGAGCCGGGCACGCCCGGCACGTCGGACGCGCGGTCGAAGCCGACCGCCGCGCCGACCGCCTCCGTGGCACGGGTGTGCGCCAAGCCCGCCGCCGGCCCCGAGAAGGCGCCGGCGGGCGCGGTGACGGTAGACCCCGAGGTCGTCGGTGATCTCGCAGAGAAGACGAAGAGCAACCCCGCGAACACCACGTTCTGGCTCAAGCCGGGAAGGCACCGGCTCGAATCGGACCGGTACGCGCAGGTCATGACCAAGAAGGGCAACCGCTACATCGGCGCGCCCGGCGCGGTGCTCGACGGCCGCAAGAAGAACCAGTACGCGTTCAGCGGCACCGCGGCCGACGTCACCATCAGCCACCTCACCGTGGAGCGCTTCGTCGCGCCGCACAACGAGGGCGTCGTCAACCACGACATGGCCGACGGCTGGGTGATCGAGCACGCGAAGATCCAGCACAACTCCGGCGCGGGCCTGATGGCCGGGGCCCGGCAGCAGGTGCGCGACAACTGCCTGCGCGACAACGGGCAGTACGGAATGAACGCGTACAAGACCGGCGACTCGATCAAGGACCTGGTGGTCGAGGGCAACGAGGTCGTGGGCAACAACACCGGCAACTGGGAGCGGCGCCGCCCGGGCTGCGGCTGCACCGGCGGCATCAAGTTCTGGGCCGTCGACGGCGCCGACATCCGCGGCAACTGGGTCCACGACAACCGCGGCGCCGGGCTGTGGGCCGACAACAACAACAACGACTTCCGCATCGAGGGCAACGTCCTCGAAGCCAACGACGGCGCCGCGCTCATGTACGAGACCAGCTACAACGCCGTCATCCGCAACAACACGTTCCGCAAGAACAACTGGGTCGAGGGCCGCAGGAACGCCGACCGCGGGGACGACTTCCCGTACGCGACGATCTACGTCTCCGAGTCCGGCGGCGAACCCCGGATCCACGCCCGCACCGACAAGATCGAGATCTACCGCAACGTGCTGGAGGACAACTGGAACGGCATCACCCTCTGGGAGAACGCCGACCGGTTCTGCAACAGCCCCGCCAACACCTCGACCGGCTACTGCACGCTGCTGGTCAAGGACACCGACAGCTGCAAGCGTCCGGGCATCACCAAGGCCCCGCTGTACGCAGACTGCCGCTGGAAGACCCAGCGCGTGGACATCCACGACAACCGCTTCGACCTCGACCCGTCCGTCGTCGACTGCGGCGACGACTGCGCCCGCATGGCGATCATCTCCAACTACGGCACCTACCCCAAGTGGTCGCCGTACAAGGGCAGGCGGGTCTCCGAGGCGATCACCGAGAAGCAGCGCAACCGCTGGCACGACAACGACTACCGCGGGCCGTGGAACTTCGTCTCGGGCGACCAGACGCGCACGCTCGACTCGGGCCAGTGGCAGGACACCCCGCCCCGCCAGGACGCGGGCAGCACCTTCGTCCGACAGGGCGGTGGCTGA
- a CDS encoding sugar phosphate nucleotidyltransferase, protein MKVVLFCGGYGMRMRNGASDDVPKPMAMVGPRPLIWHVMRYYAHFGHKEFILCLGYGAHHIKDFFLNYEETTSNDFVLRGGRTELLSTDIADWTITFAQTGIESPIGERLRRVRHHLGGDEMFLANYADVLTDAPLPEMIDKFSRRDAGASMMVVPPQSSFHCVELGDDGLVGGITPVSELPMWENGGYFVLRQEVFDHIPENGDLVADGCAQLAKSGRLVAHQHRGFWKPTDTVKERAALDDAYTRGDRPWAVWERDNVGVGA, encoded by the coding sequence ATGAAGGTCGTACTCTTCTGCGGCGGCTACGGCATGCGGATGCGCAACGGGGCCTCCGACGACGTGCCGAAGCCCATGGCGATGGTCGGCCCGCGCCCGCTGATCTGGCACGTCATGCGCTACTACGCGCACTTCGGGCACAAGGAGTTCATCCTCTGCCTCGGCTACGGCGCCCACCACATCAAGGACTTCTTCCTCAACTACGAGGAGACGACGTCCAACGACTTCGTGCTGCGGGGCGGCCGGACCGAGCTGCTCTCCACCGACATAGCCGACTGGACGATCACGTTCGCCCAGACCGGCATCGAGTCGCCGATCGGTGAACGCCTGCGCCGGGTCCGCCACCACCTGGGCGGCGACGAGATGTTCCTCGCCAACTACGCCGACGTCCTCACCGACGCCCCGCTGCCGGAGATGATCGACAAGTTCTCCCGGCGCGACGCGGGCGCGTCGATGATGGTCGTGCCGCCGCAGTCCTCGTTCCACTGCGTGGAGCTCGGCGACGACGGCCTGGTCGGCGGCATCACCCCGGTGAGCGAACTGCCCATGTGGGAGAACGGCGGCTACTTCGTGCTCCGCCAGGAAGTCTTCGACCACATACCGGAGAACGGCGACCTGGTCGCCGACGGCTGCGCCCAGCTCGCCAAGAGCGGCCGCCTCGTGGCGCACCAGCACCGCGGCTTCTGGAAGCCCACCGACACCGTCAAGGAGCGGGCCGCGCTCGACGACGCCTACACCCGCGGCGACCGCCCGTGGGCCGTGTGGGAGCGCGACAACGTCGGGGTGGGCGCGTGA